The Micromonospora sp. NBC_00421 genome contains a region encoding:
- a CDS encoding chorismate-binding protein produces the protein MNRPHDLLAAVADGVDPGPFALVRREGVDHVDLFTGPVGVADRLADLPLPEGGPGPRTLALVPYRQIAERGFECVDDGVPLEYLTVTGHVELPLADLLAALPAGPVVTDGAAFDVDDDEYARIVERVLAEEIGRGEGANFVIHRTLHATVQGAPLGAALAALGRLLRDERGAYWTFLVHTGTRTLVGASPERHVSVDDGLVMMNPISGTFRHTGTAADRDGLLRFLRDPKEVEELYMVLDEELKMMAGVAEHGGQVVGPYLKEMAHLAHTEYLLAGRGTRDVREVLRETMFAPTVTGSPMQNACRVIARHERTGRRYYSGVLALLGRDAEGRQTLDAPILIRTAEISPAGQLRVPVGATLVRHSTAAGEVAETHAKAAGVLAALGLGPQAAAVGPYPPVRLADDPEVRAVLAARNAPLARFWLDQRAPGATTLPGAVGRRALVVDGEDTFTGMLAHQLRALGLTVDVRPWHTPGDDGGYDLVVVGPGPGDPGAVDDPKMAALRGLLAGRLDAGLPTLAVCLGHQLLSGLLGLTLHRRAAPYQGLQRQVSMFGVPRLVGFYSTFTARSATDRTGSPYGPVELARDPRDGSVHALRGATFAGVQFHPESVLSRDGLAVLAELSGQLLARPALTAHGDAEHG, from the coding sequence ATGAACCGCCCACACGACCTGCTCGCCGCCGTCGCCGACGGCGTGGACCCCGGCCCGTTCGCCCTGGTCCGCCGCGAGGGCGTCGACCACGTCGACCTGTTCACCGGCCCGGTGGGCGTCGCCGACCGGCTCGCCGACCTGCCGCTGCCCGAGGGTGGTCCCGGCCCCCGGACGCTGGCGCTGGTGCCGTACCGGCAGATCGCCGAGCGGGGTTTCGAGTGCGTGGACGACGGCGTCCCGCTGGAGTACCTGACCGTCACCGGGCACGTCGAACTGCCGCTGGCCGACCTGCTCGCCGCCCTGCCGGCCGGGCCGGTGGTCACCGACGGCGCGGCCTTCGACGTCGACGACGACGAGTACGCCCGAATCGTCGAACGGGTGCTGGCCGAGGAGATCGGCCGGGGCGAGGGGGCGAACTTCGTCATCCACCGCACCCTGCACGCCACCGTGCAGGGTGCCCCGTTGGGTGCCGCGCTGGCGGCGCTGGGCCGGCTGCTGCGCGACGAGCGGGGCGCGTACTGGACGTTCCTGGTGCACACCGGCACCCGGACCCTGGTCGGCGCGAGCCCGGAACGGCACGTCAGCGTCGACGACGGGTTGGTCATGATGAACCCGATCAGCGGCACCTTCCGACACACCGGGACGGCCGCCGACCGGGACGGGTTGTTGCGGTTCCTGCGCGATCCGAAGGAGGTCGAGGAGCTGTACATGGTCCTCGACGAGGAGCTGAAGATGATGGCCGGCGTCGCCGAGCACGGCGGCCAGGTGGTCGGGCCGTACCTCAAGGAGATGGCGCACCTGGCGCACACCGAGTACCTGCTGGCCGGCCGGGGCACCCGGGACGTCCGGGAGGTGCTGCGGGAGACGATGTTCGCCCCGACGGTGACCGGCAGCCCGATGCAGAACGCCTGCCGGGTGATCGCCCGGCACGAACGTACCGGCCGGCGCTACTACTCCGGGGTGTTGGCGCTGCTGGGCCGCGACGCCGAGGGCCGGCAGACGTTGGACGCGCCGATCCTGATCCGGACCGCCGAGATCTCCCCCGCCGGGCAGTTGCGGGTGCCGGTCGGGGCGACCCTGGTCCGGCACTCCACCGCCGCCGGCGAGGTCGCCGAGACGCACGCCAAGGCCGCCGGGGTGCTCGCCGCGCTGGGGCTCGGGCCGCAGGCGGCGGCCGTCGGCCCGTACCCGCCGGTGCGGTTGGCCGACGATCCGGAGGTACGGGCGGTGCTCGCCGCCCGCAACGCCCCGCTGGCCCGGTTCTGGCTCGACCAGCGGGCCCCCGGCGCCACGACGCTGCCCGGGGCGGTCGGCCGGCGGGCGCTGGTGGTCGACGGCGAGGACACCTTCACCGGGATGCTCGCCCACCAGTTGCGCGCGCTGGGCCTGACGGTGGACGTCCGGCCGTGGCACACCCCCGGCGACGACGGGGGGTACGACCTGGTGGTGGTCGGCCCCGGGCCGGGTGACCCGGGAGCGGTCGACGACCCGAAGATGGCCGCCCTGCGCGGGCTGCTGGCCGGGCGGCTCGACGCGGGCCTTCCCACCCTGGCGGTGTGCCTGGGGCATCAGCTGCTCAGCGGGCTGTTGGGGTTGACGCTGCACCGTCGCGCAGCGCCCTACCAGGGGCTGCAACGGCAGGTGTCGATGTTCGGGGTGCCGCGTCTGGTGGGCTTCTACTCGACGTTCACCGCCCGGTCGGCCACCGACCGGACCGGTTCGCCGTACGGGCCGGTGGAGCTGGCCCGGGACCCGCGGGACGGGTCGGTGCACGCGCTACGCGGGGCGACCTTCGCCGGGGTGCAGTTCCACCCGGAGTCGGTGCTCAGCCGGGACGGGCTCGCGGTCCTGGCCGAGTTGTCGGGGCAGCTGCTGGCCCGACCGGCCCTGACGGCACACGGCGACGCCGAACACGGGTAG